In bacterium, the sequence CAAGGCCGACGGCTTCCCGACCTACCAGTTCGCCTGCGTGGTGGACGACCACCTGATGGGCATCACGCATGTGCTGCGCGGCGATGACCACGTCAGCAACACGCCGTTCCAGCTGCTCATCTACGCGGCCTTCGAGTGGACGCCGCCGAAGTTCGGGCACATGCCGATGATCCTGGGCTCGGACCGCAAGCGCCTGAGCAAGCGCCACGGCGCAACATCCGTGGACGAGTTCGCGAAGATGGGCGTGCTGCCTGCGGCCATGGTCAACTACCTGGCGTTGCTGGGCTGGTCGATCGGCGCCGGCGGCGATGACGTGCTGGAGACGGCCGCACTGGTCAAGAAGTTCAGCCTGAAGAAGGTCAACAGCGCGCCGGCGGCCTTCGATTACGACAAGCTGGCGCACATCAACTCCGAGCACATCAAGCGCCTGTCGCCCGTGCAGCGGCTCGACCTGGCCCGGCCGATCGTGGCCGAGCATGGCTGGGCCTGGGATGCGGCCTGGCAGGTGCACGGCATCGACAGCGCCGACGCCTACCTGGCGCGCGTGCTGGCCACGCTCGGCAACCGGTTCAGCAGCCTGGTGACGCTGCCCGAGCGCGTCGGCTTCTTCTACGCCGAGGATTTCGCGATCGAGCAGGCCGACTGGGACGAGCACGTGGCCACGAATGTCGCGCGCGAGCGCCTGGCCGCACTCGCCGACGCGCTGCAGGCGGCGCTGCCCGAAGGGCAGGCGCACGCCGCCGCCGCGTTCGAGCAGGTGGTGCGCACCACGGCCGAGAAGCTGGGCGTGCAGGCCGGCGACCTGATCCATCCCTGCCGCGTGGCGCTGACGGGGCAGACGCGCAGCGCCGGCATCTTCGAGGTCCTGGAACTGGTGGGGGCGCCGCGCGCGCTGGCGCGGTTGCGGCGGGCGGCTGCGGGCTAGGAGCCCGTGACTGTGGGGTTCCCGAACGGGGAGGCGGGCCGCGAAGAAGGAAGCCGGCATCCTCGGGCGCTACCTGCTGGTCTGGGGCGTGACCACCCTGGCCCTGCTGCTGGCCACGTGGATCCTGCCGGGATTCAGCCTGGACCGCTCGCATCCGCGCTGGTGGGCGGGCGTGCTCCTGCTGCCGCTGCTGTTCAGCGCCATGATGATCGTCATGCGCCCGGTGCTGCTGCTGCTGACCTTCCCGCTGAACAGCCTCACGCTGGGCCTGCCCACCCTGTTCTTCAACGGCATCATCCTCTACTTCAGCGCCATGGCCTCGCGCACGCTGGTCATCACCAGCTTCGGCGAGGCGCTGCTGGGCGCGGTGATCATCACGGCGATCTCGGCCTCGATCACCGGCTGGCTGGGCGTGGACGAGGCGTATCCCTTCTACCAGTCGCTGATCTTCCGGCTGGGCAGGCGCTTCGGGCCGCGCCCGGAACGACGCCCGGCGCGCGGGCTGCTGATCCTGCAGATCGACGGCCTGTCGCGCGCGAGCCTTCGCCGCGCGCTGGCCCCGCGGACGCATGCCGGCGGTGTCGGCCATGCTGGCCCGCGGCACGCACAAGCTGGATTCCTGGCACTGCGGCATTCCCTCGAACACGCCGGCGGTGCAGGCCGGCTTCTTCTACGGCGATCGCGGCAACGTGCCGGGCTACCGCTGGTTCGACCGCCACGAACAACGCGTGCGCGTCGTGAGCCAGCCCGAGGACCTGCGCCTGCTCGAGCGCATGGTGGCGGTGGGCAACCGGCCGCTGCTGGAAGGCGGCTCGTGCATCAACACGTTCATGTCGGGCGGTGCGGCAAAGCGGTTGATGGCCGTCAGCACGCTGGGCGAGGACGCCGCCACGCGCCGCCTGGGCGAGCAGGCCGACTTCAACCTGTTCTTCCTCAGCCCCAGTGAACTGACGAAGGCCGTGCTTGCGTTCGTGTGGGACTACCTGGCGGGCCTGTCGTTCGCGGTGGCCGGGCGCTTCGACAAGAAGCGGCCGCGCCTGCGGTTCTCGCCGCGCCGCGCGGGCCAGCGCGCGCTGGCCAACGCCTTCCTGCGCGAACTCTCGTTCTTCTGGCTGAAGCAGGACATGGTGCGCAGCGTGCCGGTCATCTACTCGAATTTCGTGGGCTACGACGAGGTGGCCCACTACTCGGGTCCCGACACGGTGGAGGCGCAGCTGACGCTGGCCGCGTTCGACCGCAAGCTGCGCATCCTCGGGCGGCGCGCGCGCCGGCAGTCGCCGATCAACTACGACATCATGCTGATGTCGGACCACGGTCAGACGCCGAGCGTGCCCTTCCGCATCCTCTACGGCAGCACGCTGGAAGCGACGCTGGCCGACATGCTGGGCGAAGGCGATGGGCCGGGCGCGCCGCGCCGGGTGTTCAGCCCGGACTCCAGCTACACGCTCTCGCTGCTGGCCGGCATGGAGGACATCGACGACAGCCAGCTGGGCTGGCTGGCCCGCCGCAGCCGTCGCGCCCTGGTACGCCTGGCGCCGGGGCAGCCCGGCGGCGCCGACGAGGCCGCCGCGGGCGCCAAGGTCGTGGTCTGCGTGTCGGGCTCGCTGGCCCACATCTACTTCACCGGCAGCCGCGAGCCGCTGTTCCTGGAAGACGTGATCGCGCTCTACCCGGGGCTGGTGGAGAAGCTGGCGCGGCACCCCGGCATCGGCTTCGTGGCCGCCCGGCGGCGCTTCGGCGACGCGGTGGCGATCTGCGAGGACGGCATCCGCAACCTGGTGACCGGCCAGCGCGGCGAGCGCAACGACCCCCTGGCGCCCTACGCCCGCCGCGAACTGTGGGCCGGTGAACTGGCACGCCTGCTGGGCTACCCCGACAGCGGCGACCTGGTCATCAACGGCGCCTGGCTGGCCGATCAGGGGCGCATCGTGGTGATGGAAGAGCAGGCCAGCAGCCACGGCGGGCTGGGGGGGCGCCAGACGGAGCCGTTCGTGGTGCTGCCGGCGGCCTGGGGCGTGACCCGGAAGGACCTGGAGTCGCCCGAGGACCTGTACCGGCTGGTGAACCGGGAGCTGGAGCGGTACCGGCAGGGGGGGATGCCGGGCCAGGGACTGCCGGGTTCCGGCACGGCCGGGCGCGGGGGGCGGGGCTGAACGATCCGGGGCCTTTGCGGGGACCGCTCGGGCGGTTCTCCGCGGGTAACGGGAAGGCGTATCACCTTCTTGCATCGGGCCGGGAGGCATTCTATATTTGCGGCTCGGTTGCCTGGTCGTCCAATGGTAGGACAGCTGACTCTGGATCAGTCGATGGGGGTTCGAATCCTCCCCGGGCAACCAAACTTGCCAATGAATTCGGTCCGGGATATATTCCCGGCGTCGATTTTAGTGGCCCCTTCGTCTAGTGGCCTAGGACGCTGCCCTCTCACGGCGGTAACAGGGGTTCGAGTCCCCTAGGGGCTACTCGGGGCGGGTCCCCCGCGGGGGGGGGGAGGGTTTCTGTGTGTGAGGCAAGCGCCGGCCCACAGGGGGAGGGCGCCGGCCGGGTTTGCTCGGATTGGGCAGGGCTGGAGTTTTTGGGCGGTGTGGGCGGGGGGGGGGGGGGGGGGGCGCGCCGCCCGCCGGGCCGCCCCGGCGCCCTGGTGGCGCTCCGGGGCGGCCGGGCGGCGGGGGGGGGGGGGGCGCGGGGGGGGAGGGGGGGGGGGGGGGGGGGGGGCGGGGGGCGGGGGGGTTGGGGCGGGCCCCGGGGGGGCCGCCCGGGGGGGGCCCGCGGGGGGCGGCCCGGGCGGGCGGGGGCGGGCGGCCCCGGCGCCCCCCCCCGGCCCCCCCCCCGGCCCCCGGGCCGCCGGCCCCCGCGGGGCCCCCCGCGGGCCCCGGGGGGCGCGGGGCACAACCCCGCCCCCCCCGGGGGGCCCGGGCCCCCTTCCCCGAGGAAGGGGGGCGCCCGGGGGGGGATTTTACAACTGCAAGGAGGGCGACATCCCGGGAAAGTCGATTCCAAGCGTCTGGGTATGCTATGCTCGCCTCACGGTAAGCGCAATGGGTGCAACGCCGACGGGGTCATTGGGGGAGGAACAGGGAGCCGCCAGTGGCACCTACGTCGCGCGGCTGTTCCCGCCCGTTGCTGATCAGATTATTCCCAACTATTCCTGTCTGCTATACTGGTCAGGCTCGGATCGCCCCCGGGGCTCCGCGCCAAGTGGCCGTGCGCGCCGTCCCCGAATCCGAGGAAGACACATGAGAATGGCAGCCGAACTGCAGTCGAGGGCAGCCGCCGTCGCCCTCTTTGCCGCCCTGTCGCTCCTGCCGTTGCCGGCCCTCGCCGAAGGCGCCCGCACCATCGAACCGGGCGACCTCGGCCTCATCACGCCGCCGGTCCGGAACGGGTACTCGCAAGGGTCGATCTACCATGTGATGGTCGATCGCTTCGCGAACGGCGATCCGTCCAACGACCAGGGCGGCATCGCGGGCGGTCCGCTCAGCCACGGCTTCGAGCCGACCCGGGCCGCGTACCACCACGGCGGAGATCTCCTTGGCCTCACCTCGAAATTGGACTACATCGACGGGCTTGGCGTGACCGCGATCTGCGTCAGCCCGCCCCTGACCCATCAAGCCGTCCAGGGCAACGGAACGCTGGGCGGGTCGTCGGCCGGCTACCACGGCGGGTGGCCGGTCAACTTCGGTCAGATCGACCCCCACTTCGGATCCAACTCTGAGATGGTGGCCTTCATCGACGCCGCGCACGCCTCCGGCCTGAAGGTCTACTTCGACGTCGTCGTGAACCATACGGCCGACATCATCGACTACGCCGGGGGCGGCCTCGGCTACCGCGACAAGGCGTCCTTCCCGTACCGCAACGCCGCCGGCACAGTCTTCGACGACCGCGACTACATCGGCCTGGGCACATTCCCCGCGCTGGCTGTCGATGTGAGTTTTCCCTACCAGCCCACGTTCGGCCTGCCGGGTGATGCGACGGCCAAGTCCCCGGCCTGGCTGAACAACCGGACGCTCTACCACAACCGCGGCGCCTCGACGCTGGCCGGCGAGAGCGCGCGTTACGGCGATCTTGCCGGGTGCGATGACCTGTTCACCGAGCATCCCGACGTGGTGGCGGGGCTGATCACCGTCTGCCAGGGCCTGATCACGACGTTCGGGATCGACGGCGTGCGTCTCCTGGACGCCGACCGCGTGAACGACGAGTTCTGGACGGCCTTCGTCCCCGCGGTGCGCGCACACGCGGCTTCGCTGGGCAAGGCGGACTTCGCCGTCATCGGGGCGGTGTCTGCCGCCGACCCGGGCGCGGCCAGTCGCTTCGTGACCAGCGTCGCGATGCCGGCCCTGGTCGATCGCGGATTCGAGACCGCGGTGCGCCAGTTCGCGGGCGGCGCGGGCGGCGGGGATGTCCTGCGGGACCTCTTCCTCGCCGACGATCTCTACACCGACGCCAACGGCAACGCGCACGACCTGATCACCCTGATCAGCGACGATGACCTCGGCCGGGTGGGCTGGAGCATCGACCAGGCGCGGCCGGGGGCGCCCGATTCCGAGCGCTATGCGCGCGCGCGGCTGGCGCACGCGCTGCGGATCTTCAGCCGCGGCGTACCGCTGCTGACCTACGGCGACGAACAGGGCTTCGTTGGCGACGGCGGCGGCGCCGACGCGCACCAGGACATGTTCCCGAGCCAGGTCGCGTCGTACAACAACGACGTGCTCATCGCCTCGGGCAGCACGACCGCCGACGACAACTTCGACGCGACGCATCCGCTGTATTCAGACATCGGCGACATGAACCAGATCCGCAGCCTGTACCCCGGCCTGCGGTCGGGCGCCCACACCCACCGCGCAAGCGGCGCCGCCGCCGCGGGCCTGTACGCCTTCTCCCGCATCGACCGCGGCGAACGCGTCGAGTACGTGGTCGTGGCGAATAACGCGACCGGCCCGGCCGGCGCCACCGTGCCGACGGTGTCGCCGTCGACCACGTTTGCCAACGTGTATCCGGGAGCGAGCCCGACGATCGTGTCCGACGGCGCCGGCCAACTGAGTGTGACTCTCGCCGGCCTCGGTTTCGCTGTGTACCGGGCGCAGTCGGCGATCCCCGCGAGCCCGGCCGCGCCGGGCATCACGATCAGCGCCTCGACCGCCGGGGCGCCGGCCGACGGCCGCCTCGCGGTCCGGGCCGAGCTCAGCCGCACGATGTTCGCCGAGGTCACCTTCGCCGTTTCCGTGGGCGGCGGGCCCTTCACCGTGATCGGCACCGATGACGCCGCCCCCTACCGCGTTTACTACGATGCGAGCGTGCACCCGACCGGGACCTCCCTGCGCTTCAAGGCGATCGTCGACGACCGGAACGGCCACGCCGACGGTGCCAGCGTCACGGTCCTGACCGGGACGACCTCCGCCGTGGACCAGGCGCCCAGCCCTGCGCGCGTTGTCCTGCACCTTGCCGTGCCGAACCCCTTCAACCCGGAGACCACGCTGTCGTTCTCGCTGCCGGTCCCCGGCCACGCGCGCCTGCGCATCTTCGATGTCCGCGGGCATCTCGTGCGCAACCTGCTCGACGAACCGAGGGAGGCCGGCCGGCACAGCGTCGTCTGGGACGGGCGCGACGACCAGGCGCGGCCGTTGACCTCGGGAGTCTATTTCGGCCGGATCGAGGCCGGCGCCTTCGCGGCGACGGAGCGGATGGTGCTCCTGAAGTGACCGGTGGCGGTGTCCCTCCCAATGATCCAATGTGGCAAGGAATCGGACTGATCTGCGAAGGGCGCACCTTGGTCAGCTGCGGCGGGAAGATGAAGGCGGCCAGGGCGGCGGGATTGCAGGGGCTCGCTCGTCGGGAAGACGGGCCTACCGGACTACCGCCGCGAGGCCGTCGGGGCGGGATCGTGGCGCGCAAATCCCCGGATCGGGCACTGTCACGGCCCCGCGCCCCACAACGCGCACGCGCGACCCTGTGAGGCTTTCTCGGCCGCAGACGCACCGAGGGCGAGGGTCGAGCAGGAACACGGCCCGCGTCAGCAGGCCCTGGACGGCTCTCCGATGTTGGTTCGCACACTGGCACCCAGAGGCTACCAACGTTACAGAGATCCCCCTCTCGGCTGGGAGGGGGTTCTCGTGTCCGACAAGATGTCGGCATTAAGTGATCCCTCCTGGCACGGTTAAAGCCTCCGGTCGAACATCTTGACGAAGCACGACAAATGTGGTCCAATATTAGCCACATGCCATGACGTCGTGCTCTGCGAGTGTCAGGCTGGGCATTCGGCATCCGCGGAGGTGCGCGATGCGCATAAGGAAAATGTCCCCTGTACTTACCCGCCTCCTGATGTTCATGGCGCCAATCGCCGCCGCGAGTTGGAGCGTCCCTGGTTCCGCCACTGCAATCCCGATCACCGTGACGTCCATCGCCCCGGGCAGCGAAGACGGTGCGATCGCCGGCATGCTCGTCGAGAGCTTCGAGGACGTGAACCTGGTGCCGGGGTTGTCCATCACGTTCTCGGTCTGGCGCAACTCAGCAAACCAGGTCACCGCAAACCCGCCGGTAACCTACACGGGTACGCTGCCGGGTGTATGGACGGCGTCGGTGGCGGGTTTCCCTTCCAACCCCTGGGACGGAACGCGCGCGCTCGTTAACGGGAACGGCCACATGTGGGCCTACCCGTTTGCCGCATCCGTGGAACTCCAGTTTGATCCGCCCCGGACCACTGTCGGGTTCGGCTTGTCAAACGTCCAGACTGACGCCGGGTCCGCGTTCACATCCCACACCCTGTGGGTGAATGGCGTTTCCCAGGGCCGTCTTGAAGACCTGCCAGGCTGGGTATCGACGGTGTCCAACCGGAACCGCTATCTGCTGGTCACGTTCGACGCCATCGATTCCATCGTTTTCACCGCGGACACCCATTTCGACGGGATGGTGGTCGACAAGCTGGCGCTGGGGGAGGCCGCCGGCGTGGTACCTGTGGCGACGACGAGTTGGGGGCAGGTGAAGGCGCTGTTCAGGTGATCCGCACCAGATGGCAACATTGTACATTTGGGCGCTTGGGTGGTTCTTGGATTTGTTGCCGGATATGGTGCCGAGCGCGAACACGGCGCGCACCTGAGGGCCTCGCCTGACTCTCATGGATTGGTTTGTACACTTGCACCCAGGGGCTACCAATTGGAGAAATCCCCTTTCCGGGTTGGGATGGGGATTTTTCTGTCGGGCAGGAAGGGGCTTCTCATATTGTCGGGCGGGGATGGTTCCTGCCGTGTCGCTCAGTTTGGGTCGGTGGGCTCAGCGCGTCGCGCCGGGGCATCCCGCAACGAATTCCTGCCCAACTCCACGCTCCGCGACCGTAGTTGCTCAAGTATCTCGAGCTTGCGGGCAAAGGGCAGCGCGGCCAGGCGTTCGCGTTCCGCTCGTTTTCCTTCGATGATGCGGCGCATGCTATCGTTCACGGTGCATCCCCCAGGAACTTTCTCTCGAACGATGCCCAGCGTGCTGCGAGACCATGGCGGGCCAGGATCGCCTCCAGTTTGTCGACTTCGAGCACGCCGGCGTCGAGGAACTGGAGGATGCGCGCCATGTCCTTGCCCCCGGCCGGTTTCCAGCGCAATGGCAACGAGGTGCTCGGCGGAAAAGACCCGGGTCGGTTCGCCGTCCACGTCCGCCGGTCGGGCCTCGGCCAGTGCTTCTTCGGCCAGCGGGCCGGTCGGGGGCAGGAACTGCACGGGCCAACTGGCGATCTCGATGTACTCGCCACGAACGGCGTGCCCGCGCCCGGTCAGGTAGTCGTAGATGGGCTGCGGGCTGATCAGAAGGCTGCCGGGTTGCGTTGCGAATCCGACGAAGATGTCGATGTCCAGCGTGGCCGCAGGCTCCAGGTAGAACGTGGCACCGACGGCTCCGCCGATGGCGTAGCTGGCAATCACACCATCGCTTTGCATTCGGTTGATTTCGGCCAGGACGTTCTCGATCTGCATCGGCCCGCCTCCCTGACTGCGAAGGATACATCAGGCCGCGGGCGATGGGAAGGGGCAGTGGACCGGTCTCCCCAAAAATGCGTTCCGCGAAGGAACTGCGCCGTTCAGCTGCCGGGGGCAAAGGCCTACCCGACCGTCAAGGCGGACTCGCGGAGTCGGGCCTGAAGCGCATGAATCATCGGTCCATCCCAAGCCGAATTCCGCGCTCCATAGTGCGCACGTGGGCGCCCGGTTGGCTTTCGGGGCCGCTGCTGTGCCCTGGGGCGAGTAGAAATACGGTGCGTGCTTGGATGCTCTGGAACGCTCTCCGGAAGTGGTTCGCACACTGGCACCCAGGGGCTACCAAATGTGACAGTGTACGAACCGCAGGAAACTGCGGGAGTCTGTACCAGACTTCGAACGTACTCTTGTCCCGAATGAGCACCTTCTCCACGAGCAATCGGAGAAGGTGCTTTTTTTGTGCGTTGGGGACGGCGTCCACCACGCCCGCCAAATTCGCCAGGATTTCGTGCAGGAAGTCGGTGCGCGGGTCCGGCTTCGCATCGCCGACGAGGGCGACCTGCAGGCCGTCATCAGCCAGATGCTGCGCCTCAACCGCAACGACACGGGAGCAGCTCCGGGTGACCGGCAAGCTGCTCGAAGCCTGCGTGCATGACTACCCGCGGTGCGCCCCGGCCACGGCGCCTCGATGGGTGTGTCGGTCGGCAGCCGGGACGAACTCGACGCCCTGCGGGTGAAGTACAATGTCCTGTGGTGCGTGAACGCCGCGAACGCCGCGCTGCATCGCGTTGACAAGTGGTCCCGCAGCGGCGGCCATGGCGGCGTTCTCCGGGGCGTCCACTCCAGTGACGGGCTCAGCCGCCCGACCTGGGATTTCGACCTGAACCTTGTCGCGGTGGGGTGCCTGTCCCCGACCCTACCAGGTTGTTGGGCTCCCCATATCGAACTAGAACCGCCCCCGAATTGCCACCCGGACCGCCGCCTCGTCAGGACGTGACGCGACCGAGACCACCGCTTCCCGCTTGACCCGCTCCCAGACGTCCTCATGGCCGAGCGTCCCCAACAGCGCGCCGATCACCGCTGCACCGCCGATCGTCCAAGCCGCGGTCGGCAGCGAGTCGACCCCGTCGTCGCCCCTGGCCTTCGCCGTACCAGACCAGCGGCGTAATGCAGAGTCCCAGGAGCGCACCGGTCCGCAGGCCGGTCACCGTCGCGCGGCGGTTGCCGACAGAGCGTTCTATCGAGACGACCCGCTCCGCCGCGACGATCGCGACGACGCCGTCGCCCGCATCGGTCCGGACGCTGAGCTTCCGCGCGTCGCCGCGAACTAGCTCGCCGACAACTTCGCCGTGGCGCGCGTGGGGGATCCGGAGGAAATGGAGGATGCTCTGGCGGTCCCGTTCCTCGTAACGGACACGCACCCGCTGGCCAGCTTGAAGGCACGAATCCGGTCCGGCGGACGCAACGGAGGACGCGGACACGGGATCCGCGCCGGCGGCAAAGCAGGACGCAGCGAGCAGAACAGCGAACAGACCGACTCGAAGCGGCATCATCTCGTCCCCCGCCGGCCCCCCAGAGGCGCTCGTCGGCGGCAGCAGGCCGGCGGGCGTGGGAGCCGCGATCCATCATGTAACGGAGCGGCGGGCCGGCGCGCAAATCGCGCCGCGAATTCGCCGATCACGGAGAATCCCCGATACGATCTGGCCAGGCTGCCACTTTCCGCCTGTGCATTCCGATAATCCAATCCGCCAACGAATCGCACTGTCAGGTGGGGCCGTCCGCCGTTTGGCGATGGTCACGGGGACTCAGTCACGTCTTTCGGGCTCATACCGCGAAGCCCCGGGAGTACTGGGGGCGCATCACCCTGTCGCGCTTGGCACATCGCGCGTTCCTACTTTGTTCCGGCCCGCGCGCACCCTCACTTGACGAGCGTGATCTTGCGAGTCGCCGACAGATCCCCCGCCTGCAGCCGGTACAGGTAAGTGCCCGACCCGACCGCGCGACCGGTCCGGTCGAGGCCGTCCCAGGCGATGTCGTGGCGTCCGGCCGGCAGCACGCCGTCGACCAGCGCGCGCACCAGGCGGCCCTGCACGTCGTAGATTCCCAGGCTCACCTGCAGGTTGCCCGGCAGGCTGAAGGCGATGGTCGTCGCCGGGTTGAACGGGTTGGGGTAGGCGCCCGCCAGTTCGACGCGCGACGGCAACTCGTCCGAGCCGTCGACCGCGCTGATGAACGCGCCCACTTCGACGACCAGCGTCGGCGAGGCCAGGACCGAAGTGCCGTTCAACACCGCGATCAGGTGGAAGAGGCCGCCGTCCGGATTCGACTTCACCATGGTCACCGTCACGTCGGCGCTGCCGCTGCCGTTCAGGACGATGCCCGTGATCTCCTGCCGTGCAATGGCGCAGTTGGCCTCGAACGGTTGGATGTCGACGCCGCCGCCCGGCTGTTCGAACAGGGCCGCTTCGACGAGCAGCAGGCGGGCCGTCGCGCCCGCGGGGCCCGTGATGCGCACGGTCTGGGCGGCGGACCCCACCGACACCGGAGGCGTCAGGCCCACGACCGCCAGGCCCGGCGCCGGGGCCACGGCCTGGTTCAGGGTCGCCGTGCCGCCGCCGAGGCTGCCGTCGGACCAGAGGCTGGCCGTGCGCGATGAGCCGTCGCTGAACTGGGCGGTGATCGTGGCGCCCACCAACTCCAGGCCGGACACGCTGCCGGAGTCGCCGGGGCCGGGCGCGCCGACGCCCTGGATGCTCGTCGGGTCGACGTCGATGGAGAAGCCGAAGGTCTCGCCGGGGTCGAAGGCGCCGCCGGCGAAGTCGATGGTCAGGACCTCGAAGCCGCCGCTGCCGCGCGGGACCGACAGGGCGTGCGAGATGGTGCCCACGCCCGGGTTTGTATCCACGGTGAAGGGCTTGGCCGTCAGGTCGCCTGCCGTTCCGGCCGGGTCGAAGGCCATGTCATTGATCAGGCCGCTGCCGAGGTCGATGATCGCGCGGGTGAGTTTCTGCCCCGAGGGCGAGGTGTTGCTCAGGAGGAACGAATTGCCGCTGTAGGTGCTGGCGTTGAGGCCGGCGCCCGCAGTGACCGTCAACGCGGCGGACGCGTTGCTGGCCGGCCCCGTGACCTCGATCAGGTCCCAGGTCGCGTTGAACGGCGTCGGCGAACCGAACGATGTGGCGATGATCCCCACCGCGAGCCCGCGGTCGTCGGCCGGCGCCAGCCAGGTCGCGGGGATGGCCAGCGGTGAGCCCAGGTCGATGACCGTGGTCCCGCCGTCGATGGACAGGCGCGGCTGCACCGTGGCCGCAGCCGGGTTGACGTCGGCGTACAGGTCGACCGTGCCGGCGGCGAGCACGTTCCCCGTGACGCCGACGCCGTAGGTGGCCTCCGTCGCCACGCCGGCCTGTTCCAGCAGCACCTGCACGCCGCCGGCGCCGCCGTTGGCCGTCAGCACGATCTTCAGGTAGTTGTCCTGGTGCCCGGTGCCCAGCTGCAGCCCGAACGACTGGTAGTTGGTCGGCGTCACGCCGCCGAAGAACGGCGGCTGCAGGCGCGTGTGGGCCGTGAACGGCGGGCTGCTCGTGTCCGCCGCGATCCCGAACTGGAACGCGTACTGCTGGCTGTTGCCGGCCTGGTACGCATCGCCGGTCGGCACGTCCTCGACCGTGAAGAAACCGGCAGCGCCGCCGGCGGCCAGCTTGCCCGTGTCGAACTGGTCCCGGTAGTCGGTGGCGCCGTTGCTCATCAGGCCGGTGAAGCCCAGCTCGAAGAACGTGCCGGGAACCTGGTCGCCGGCATTGATCGAGAACGTGTAGTTGACCGGCAGGCCGGTGGTCAGTCCGTTGTCCGGATCGATGGCGAACGGATCGTTGGTGTCGGGCAGGCCGTCGTTGTCGTCGTCGGGATCGA encodes:
- a CDS encoding alkaline phosphatase family protein, whose product is MLARGTHKLDSWHCGIPSNTPAVQAGFFYGDRGNVPGYRWFDRHEQRVRVVSQPEDLRLLERMVAVGNRPLLEGGSCINTFMSGGAAKRLMAVSTLGEDAATRRLGEQADFNLFFLSPSELTKAVLAFVWDYLAGLSFAVAGRFDKKRPRLRFSPRRAGQRALANAFLRELSFFWLKQDMVRSVPVIYSNFVGYDEVAHYSGPDTVEAQLTLAAFDRKLRILGRRARRQSPINYDIMLMSDHGQTPSVPFRILYGSTLEATLADMLGEGDGPGAPRRVFSPDSSYTLSLLAGMEDIDDSQLGWLARRSRRALVRLAPGQPGGADEAAAGAKVVVCVSGSLAHIYFTGSREPLFLEDVIALYPGLVEKLARHPGIGFVAARRRFGDAVAICEDGIRNLVTGQRGERNDPLAPYARRELWAGELARLLGYPDSGDLVINGAWLADQGRIVVMEEQASSHGGLGGRQTEPFVVLPAAWGVTRKDLESPEDLYRLVNRELERYRQGGMPGQGLPGSGTAGRGGRG
- a CDS encoding glutamate--tRNA ligase; this translates as MNAPAAPRVRFAPSPTGYLHVGGARTALFNWLYARSQGGTFILRIEDTDQERSTEASYAAILRGLEWLGLEWDEGPGKGGPCAPYLQSERLDTYRDHLQQLADRGLTYRCFCTGDDLGAREKAVTDAGGQWEGYDGKCRALSKEESAALAAAGKPHAWRLHTPAEGVTFWYDLVVGKREFQNSVLVDRVIVKADGFPTYQFACVVDDHLMGITHVLRGDDHVSNTPFQLLIYAAFEWTPPKFGHMPMILGSDRKRLSKRHGATSVDEFAKMGVLPAAMVNYLALLGWSIGAGGDDVLETAALVKKFSLKKVNSAPAAFDYDKLAHINSEHIKRLSPVQRLDLARPIVAEHGWAWDAAWQVHGIDSADAYLARVLATLGNRFSSLVTLPERVGFFYAEDFAIEQADWDEHVATNVARERLAALADALQAALPEGQAHAAAAFEQVVRTTAEKLGVQAGDLIHPCRVALTGQTRSAGIFEVLELVGAPRALARLRRAAAG
- a CDS encoding alpha-amylase — translated: MRMAAELQSRAAAVALFAALSLLPLPALAEGARTIEPGDLGLITPPVRNGYSQGSIYHVMVDRFANGDPSNDQGGIAGGPLSHGFEPTRAAYHHGGDLLGLTSKLDYIDGLGVTAICVSPPLTHQAVQGNGTLGGSSAGYHGGWPVNFGQIDPHFGSNSEMVAFIDAAHASGLKVYFDVVVNHTADIIDYAGGGLGYRDKASFPYRNAAGTVFDDRDYIGLGTFPALAVDVSFPYQPTFGLPGDATAKSPAWLNNRTLYHNRGASTLAGESARYGDLAGCDDLFTEHPDVVAGLITVCQGLITTFGIDGVRLLDADRVNDEFWTAFVPAVRAHAASLGKADFAVIGAVSAADPGAASRFVTSVAMPALVDRGFETAVRQFAGGAGGGDVLRDLFLADDLYTDANGNAHDLITLISDDDLGRVGWSIDQARPGAPDSERYARARLAHALRIFSRGVPLLTYGDEQGFVGDGGGADAHQDMFPSQVASYNNDVLIASGSTTADDNFDATHPLYSDIGDMNQIRSLYPGLRSGAHTHRASGAAAAGLYAFSRIDRGERVEYVVVANNATGPAGATVPTVSPSTTFANVYPGASPTIVSDGAGQLSVTLAGLGFAVYRAQSAIPASPAAPGITISASTAGAPADGRLAVRAELSRTMFAEVTFAVSVGGGPFTVIGTDDAAPYRVYYDASVHPTGTSLRFKAIVDDRNGHADGASVTVLTGTTSAVDQAPSPARVVLHLAVPNPFNPETTLSFSLPVPGHARLRIFDVRGHLVRNLLDEPREAGRHSVVWDGRDDQARPLTSGVYFGRIEAGAFAATERMVLLK